Proteins encoded by one window of Bacillus sp. DTU_2020_1000418_1_SI_GHA_SEK_038:
- a CDS encoding glycine betaine/L-proline ABC transporter ATP-binding protein, translating to MKPYVEVRNVSKIFGKSPKAAIDLLKQGKTKKEILKVTGQTVGVNNVNFEIYPGEIFVIMGLSGSGKSTLIRMFNRLIDPSIGEILIENEDIVKMNAARLREVRQKKISMVFQNFALFPHKTILENTEFGLEIKNVPPDERREKAMNALEVVGLKGYENQLPSQLSGGMQQRVGLARALASDTKILLMDEAFSALDPLIRKDMQDELLEIQEQYKKTIIFITHDLDEALRIGDRIALMKDGSVIQLGTPEQIMMNPANEFVEKFVEDVDLSKVLTASHVMKRPEKISPDRGPRVALEIMRKQGYSSIFIVDRKNKLLGVLTAEQARQAIDQNQSISEAMTTDIPTVSEDALLVDFMDDMATSSLPLSVIDEEKRLKGIVIRGALIGALAGNKDSLNDLESD from the coding sequence TTGAAGCCATATGTAGAGGTTAGGAATGTATCGAAGATTTTTGGCAAATCGCCTAAAGCTGCCATTGATTTATTAAAGCAAGGCAAAACAAAAAAAGAAATATTGAAAGTAACAGGACAGACAGTTGGTGTTAATAATGTGAATTTCGAAATATACCCTGGTGAAATTTTTGTCATCATGGGGTTATCCGGTAGTGGAAAATCTACCTTAATCCGCATGTTTAACAGGCTGATTGATCCTTCAATTGGAGAAATTCTAATTGAAAATGAAGACATCGTGAAGATGAATGCAGCACGACTTCGGGAAGTTAGACAAAAGAAGATTAGCATGGTCTTTCAGAACTTTGCCTTATTTCCTCATAAAACTATTTTGGAAAATACTGAATTTGGACTCGAGATCAAGAATGTCCCTCCTGATGAACGCCGAGAAAAAGCGATGAATGCCCTTGAAGTGGTCGGGTTAAAAGGCTATGAAAATCAGCTGCCATCCCAGTTGAGCGGCGGAATGCAGCAGAGGGTAGGTCTTGCGCGAGCTCTTGCAAGCGATACAAAAATCTTATTGATGGATGAGGCTTTCAGTGCTTTAGACCCGTTAATTCGTAAAGACATGCAGGATGAGTTGCTGGAAATTCAAGAACAATACAAGAAAACGATTATTTTTATCACCCACGACTTAGATGAAGCACTTCGAATCGGGGACAGAATTGCATTAATGAAAGATGGCAGTGTCATTCAATTAGGTACTCCTGAACAAATTATGATGAATCCTGCAAATGAATTCGTTGAGAAGTTCGTTGAAGATGTTGACCTATCCAAAGTACTAACGGCATCCCATGTAATGAAACGACCTGAAAAAATCAGTCCAGATAGAGGCCCAAGGGTGGCTCTGGAAATTATGAGAAAGCAAGGTTATTCCAGCATATTTATCGTTGATCGAAAGAATAAGTTATTAGGTGTGTTAACGGCTGAACAAGCACGTCAGGCCATTGATCAAAACCAATCGATTTCCGAAGCAATGACAACCGACATCCCCACTGTTTCAGAAGATGCATTGCTTGTCGATTTTATGGATGATATGGCAACTTCAAGTCTGCCCTTGTCGGTTATTGATGAAGAGAAAAGATTGAAAGGAATCGTTATTCGCGGAGCCCTTATAGGTGCATTAGCGGGGAATAAAGATTCTTTGAACGATTTGGAGAGTGATTGA
- a CDS encoding glycine betaine ABC transporter substrate-binding protein, translating into MPKIPLGEWIDTLVSWVTVAFAGLFSIITSSVEGLLNILVDVLSAGPPIVLIIILTLLVTYTSRWPLGIFTLISLLLIDNLGYWESSIQTLAIVILSGLLTIVIGIPIGIWCAQSKNVQNIITPILDFMQTMPAFVYLIPSILFFGIGVVPGIIASFIFAIAPTIRMTNLGIQEVPKDLIEASDAFGSTTSQKLFKVQLPLATPTIMAGVNQSIMLALSMVVTASLVGAPGLGADVYRAVSQINVGQGFEAGLSIVIIAIILDRISQNFRKPAYENIVRPKIVLSILAILLVVTAFTLIFTKSNAVDENANGIGAQTDYEIIGIEPGAGIMMQANQAIEDYGLDNWQLVEGSSAAMVAVLKKAIDNKKPIIVTGWSPHWMFSSFDLKYLEDPNGSFGGTEDINTVVRKGLKEDSPGAYRILDQFFWETSDMENIMVEIEGGMDPAEAAEKWINANQDKVSQWTNGAQAGNGEKLKLVYVAWDTEIASTNVISKVLEQNGYDVTMSQVEVGPMFAGVANGSADAMVGAWLPSTHREYYNTYKNDIIDLGPNLQGTKNGLVVPDYVGINSIEEMK; encoded by the coding sequence ATGCCGAAAATCCCATTAGGAGAATGGATCGATACGCTCGTTAGCTGGGTAACCGTTGCATTTGCTGGATTATTTTCAATAATAACTAGTTCGGTTGAAGGTCTGTTAAATATTTTAGTTGATGTATTAAGTGCAGGACCGCCTATCGTATTAATTATCATCTTAACCCTTCTGGTCACCTATACGAGCAGATGGCCGTTAGGGATTTTTACGCTGATTAGCCTACTGTTGATTGATAATCTTGGTTATTGGGAATCAAGCATCCAAACACTGGCCATTGTCATTTTATCAGGATTGCTTACTATAGTTATTGGGATCCCAATTGGAATCTGGTGTGCACAAAGTAAAAACGTTCAAAACATCATTACACCCATTTTAGACTTTATGCAAACGATGCCAGCATTTGTTTATTTAATTCCATCTATTTTATTTTTTGGAATTGGAGTCGTACCAGGAATAATTGCTTCGTTTATTTTCGCAATTGCCCCGACCATCCGGATGACCAATCTTGGCATTCAGGAAGTGCCGAAAGATTTAATTGAGGCCTCGGATGCTTTCGGATCTACGACTAGCCAAAAATTATTCAAAGTCCAATTACCATTAGCCACTCCAACGATTATGGCTGGAGTGAATCAAAGTATCATGCTTGCCCTTTCAATGGTTGTTACAGCTTCATTAGTTGGAGCGCCAGGACTTGGAGCGGATGTTTATCGAGCTGTCAGTCAAATAAACGTGGGACAAGGCTTTGAAGCCGGATTATCCATCGTCATCATTGCCATCATTCTCGACCGGATCTCGCAAAACTTTCGCAAGCCTGCTTATGAGAATATCGTAAGACCAAAAATTGTCTTATCCATTTTAGCGATCCTTCTAGTAGTCACCGCATTCACTTTAATATTTACAAAAAGCAATGCAGTCGATGAAAATGCGAATGGGATTGGTGCCCAAACGGATTATGAAATCATCGGAATTGAGCCTGGGGCAGGAATCATGATGCAAGCTAATCAAGCAATTGAGGATTACGGATTAGATAATTGGCAGCTTGTCGAAGGCTCCTCAGCAGCAATGGTTGCTGTTTTAAAGAAAGCAATTGATAACAAAAAACCTATTATTGTTACTGGATGGTCACCGCATTGGATGTTCTCCTCATTCGATTTGAAGTATCTTGAAGACCCGAATGGATCCTTTGGAGGGACTGAAGATATAAATACAGTCGTAAGAAAAGGCCTTAAAGAGGATTCTCCCGGTGCTTATAGGATCCTTGATCAATTCTTCTGGGAAACGAGTGACATGGAAAATATTATGGTTGAAATTGAAGGAGGCATGGATCCAGCTGAAGCTGCTGAAAAATGGATTAATGCTAATCAGGACAAAGTGTCTCAATGGACAAACGGTGCTCAAGCGGGTAATGGTGAAAAGCTCAAGCTTGTCTACGTTGCCTGGGACACAGAAATAGCGAGTACAAATGTAATTAGTAAGGTGCTTGAACAGAATGGCTACGATGTAACGATGAGCCAAGTCGAAGTCGGTCCCATGTTTGCTGGAGTTGCAAACGGAAGCGCCGATGCAATGGTCGGTGCATGGCTGCCAAGTACCCATCGTGAATATTATAACACCTATAAGAATGATATCATTGACCTTGGTCCAAACCTTCAAGGCACAAAAAATGGCCTAGTTGTGCCAGATTATGTTGGGATCAATTCGATTGAGGAAATGAAATAA
- a CDS encoding YitT family protein, which translates to MSTNPKQKPNKIKIVSRILLIIIGAFITAYGLESVLIPNNVSDGGVTGLSIVGSQLIGLPLGLLIAVLNIPFVFLGYKQIGKSFAIYSVIGIASLAAGTILMQHVPTIIHGDTLLVTVVGGIIIGFGMGLALRNGGALDGIDMLAVLFSRKLPFGTSDLILFLNMFVFIVVSTVFGLQGAFLSGIAYFIASKVIDIVEVGLSGSKTYKIITTKPELMAETIRDRLGRGTTYKLVQGGYSNEQFKEITCVINRLEDSKMKEIIQEIDENAFVTVYEVEEVKGGSFKKHDIH; encoded by the coding sequence ATGAGTACAAATCCAAAGCAAAAACCTAATAAAATCAAAATAGTTTCACGAATATTATTAATTATTATTGGTGCCTTTATAACAGCTTACGGCCTGGAATCGGTACTAATTCCAAACAATGTATCAGACGGCGGTGTAACAGGACTAAGCATCGTTGGTTCTCAATTAATTGGATTACCTTTAGGGCTTCTCATTGCAGTATTGAATATTCCATTCGTATTTTTAGGGTATAAACAAATTGGAAAGAGCTTTGCTATTTATTCGGTTATCGGGATTGCTTCACTAGCAGCTGGTACTATCCTTATGCAACATGTACCAACCATTATTCATGGTGATACATTGTTAGTAACAGTTGTTGGTGGCATAATCATCGGTTTTGGGATGGGGCTAGCATTACGTAATGGCGGCGCATTAGATGGAATTGATATGTTAGCTGTACTCTTTTCCCGAAAGTTGCCTTTTGGAACAAGTGATCTTATCTTATTCTTAAATATGTTTGTTTTTATTGTTGTCTCAACAGTATTTGGCCTTCAAGGAGCTTTTCTATCAGGAATTGCTTACTTTATTGCTTCCAAAGTTATTGACATTGTTGAAGTAGGTTTAAGCGGATCTAAAACCTATAAAATTATCACAACAAAACCTGAGTTAATGGCGGAGACCATTCGTGACCGCTTAGGGCGTGGAACAACGTATAAGTTAGTACAAGGCGGTTATTCAAATGAACAATTCAAAGAAATTACTTGTGTGATTAACAGGTTAGAAGATAGCAAAATGAAAGAAATCATTCAAGAAATTGACGAAAATGCCTTTGTTACGGTTTACGAAGTAGAAGAAGTGAAGGGCGGTAGTTTTAAAAAGCATGATATTCATTAA
- a CDS encoding carbon-nitrogen hydrolase family protein, giving the protein MRVAIAQLSTSVDKASNLEKAIQYIEKAKSKGADFVIIPEFYMALATPKSGVLPVEVAEPLDGPFVSGLAQAARENEIYVVCGMYEPKADDQKRAYNTTVFINRQGELIHYYRKTHLYDAFSYKESDTIIAGDNQYKVVETEFGKIGLMVCYELRFPEIARQFALQEADVLFVPAGWVAGPMKEEHWQTLIRARSIENTMFVCGADLVGDIFSGRSLIVDPMGIVLASAGEEETLFFADLDLDRIRRVREKLPSVRDRKPEFYS; this is encoded by the coding sequence ATGAGAGTCGCAATTGCACAATTATCCACAAGTGTTGATAAGGCCTCTAATTTAGAGAAGGCGATCCAATACATTGAGAAAGCAAAAAGTAAAGGCGCAGACTTTGTCATTATTCCGGAATTTTATATGGCGCTTGCCACACCAAAGTCTGGTGTATTGCCTGTTGAGGTAGCGGAACCGCTAGATGGTCCGTTTGTTTCCGGCCTTGCACAGGCTGCCCGTGAAAATGAAATCTATGTCGTTTGCGGGATGTATGAACCAAAAGCGGATGATCAAAAACGCGCCTATAACACTACCGTGTTTATTAACCGTCAAGGTGAGCTCATCCATTATTATCGAAAAACACATTTATATGATGCTTTTAGTTATAAAGAATCAGATACGATTATTGCAGGAGATAATCAATATAAAGTAGTAGAAACAGAGTTTGGAAAAATTGGCTTAATGGTATGCTATGAATTGCGTTTCCCAGAAATCGCTAGACAATTTGCACTTCAGGAAGCGGATGTCCTGTTTGTTCCTGCCGGATGGGTAGCGGGCCCGATGAAAGAGGAGCATTGGCAGACGCTGATTCGCGCACGGTCGATTGAAAATACGATGTTCGTTTGCGGCGCCGACCTTGTTGGCGATATTTTTTCCGGACGCAGTCTGATTGTTGACCCAATGGGAATTGTCCTAGCTAGCGCGGGTGAGGAAGAAACGTTATTCTTCGCTGATCTAGATTTAGACCGGATCCGCCGGGTGCGGGAAAAACTGCCAAGCGTAAGAGACCGAAAACCGGAATTTTACAGCTAA
- a CDS encoding PLP-dependent aminotransferase family protein, giving the protein MDWNIDRKAKKPIYKQIAEFIENGIADGTFPPDKQLPSERYLAKELNINRSTVVAAYDELESIGLIQRNRGSGTTISKDIWGITKKRIPSWSRYIEAGSFLPNLPVAQRIRKEMEEQKLINLASGELSEDLFPVNTLREITSTRSFIGRLGYDHPQGNAILRTTITKHVKELRNIETNPSSILITSGAQQALHLVVQCLLKPGDAVVIEDPSYHYNLPIFKSAGLKIFYLPVNDDGLDPSELLELHKKHRIRMIFLNPAFQNPTGTLLKESQLKAILEISSEHGIPVVEDDPYSLTPFKGEEIATLKSLDKHGNVLYISSLSKVVASGLRIGWIIGPRSVIERLSDAKQQIDFGHASFTQWIANDFLESAQFHSHIKNLVKELESRRNQIVLSFNDFLKDQVEFTIPQGGIHIWIKLKRDVDEMKLLENSIKRGLIYVPGSMMGSKKYYARFTFARENEETIKEGIKRFADALNSTR; this is encoded by the coding sequence ATGGACTGGAATATTGATCGAAAAGCTAAGAAACCGATTTATAAACAAATTGCTGAGTTTATTGAAAATGGCATTGCTGATGGAACTTTTCCGCCAGATAAACAACTGCCCTCGGAGAGATACTTAGCAAAAGAGTTAAATATAAATAGGAGTACGGTTGTCGCTGCATATGATGAGCTCGAATCAATTGGCCTCATTCAACGGAATCGTGGAAGCGGTACGACTATAAGTAAAGATATATGGGGGATCACAAAAAAACGTATCCCTAGTTGGAGCAGATATATTGAAGCAGGTTCATTTTTACCTAATCTGCCGGTTGCGCAAAGAATACGTAAAGAGATGGAAGAGCAAAAGTTAATCAACTTAGCTAGTGGTGAATTATCGGAGGACCTCTTTCCAGTGAACACTTTAAGGGAGATTACTTCAACACGGTCTTTTATCGGGAGGTTAGGCTATGATCATCCACAGGGGAATGCAATATTAAGGACTACCATTACAAAGCATGTGAAAGAGCTTCGCAATATTGAAACGAATCCATCTTCCATACTTATTACATCCGGTGCACAACAAGCTTTACACCTAGTTGTTCAATGCTTATTAAAACCCGGTGATGCAGTGGTGATTGAAGATCCATCCTATCATTATAATCTGCCAATATTTAAATCAGCAGGTTTGAAAATTTTCTATTTACCAGTAAATGACGATGGTTTAGATCCAAGTGAGTTACTAGAATTACATAAAAAGCATCGGATAAGAATGATATTTTTAAATCCTGCTTTTCAAAATCCAACAGGTACTTTGCTAAAAGAGAGCCAGTTAAAAGCTATTTTAGAAATATCATCAGAACATGGAATTCCTGTTGTGGAAGACGATCCATATAGTTTAACCCCTTTTAAAGGAGAAGAAATTGCAACATTAAAATCCTTGGACAAACACGGAAATGTCCTATACATTAGCTCTTTATCAAAGGTCGTTGCTTCCGGTTTAAGAATTGGCTGGATTATCGGACCGCGATCGGTAATAGAGAGATTATCTGATGCCAAACAACAAATTGATTTTGGACATGCAAGTTTTACCCAGTGGATCGCTAATGACTTTTTAGAATCAGCGCAATTCCATTCTCATATTAAGAATTTAGTGAAGGAATTAGAAAGTCGGCGCAATCAAATTGTACTAAGTTTTAATGATTTTCTAAAAGATCAAGTGGAGTTTACAATTCCCCAAGGTGGAATCCATATTTGGATCAAATTAAAAAGAGATGTAGATGAAATGAAGCTATTGGAAAACTCTATAAAGCGAGGATTAATCTATGTTCCTGGGTCAATGATGGGCTCGAAAAAATATTATGCACGATTCACCTTTGCTAGAGAGAATGAAGAGACCATAAAGGAAGGAATAAAAAGGTTTGCGGATGCACTAAACTCAACAAGATAA
- a CDS encoding UDP-N-acetylmuramoyl-L-alanyl-D-glutamate--2,6-diaminopimelate ligase has translation MKLSQLLENIVGNDKLEQSLNHIEIKGISANSSKIGQNDLFIAISGYQQDGHNYIDDAIAAGACAVVGEKEIEQLNVPYVRVSNSRLALAQIASAFYQTSSKKHITIGITGTNGKTTTSFMLKHILEDAGFSCSLFGSIYNIVNGQISTSPNTTIDALELHRLLSISRDDIVIIEVSSHGLLQFRIEGIEFDYCLFTNLDHEHLDYHQSMDDYFSVKASLFNQLKPDGKAIINSYNSWGEKLFHSLKCKVQNVIAMGEAGNNHLQITRCKTGEPANAVLAEGDEKYQLNLKIFGRHNLYNAAMAFLTIKNLNIPGEEIIQSLQTFRGVPGRFEIIEHPKEATVVIDYAHTSDAFFHCLSTAREHGARRIFHVFGFRGNRDESKRMGMLNMSYELSDEIILTLDDLNHISYEEMVTTLHGLNNPQKALIIPDRTLAIQYSVDNAEKGDWIIITGKGGEKYHQQFVLPATSDEETIRYLCGKT, from the coding sequence ATGAAATTAAGTCAACTGCTGGAAAACATCGTAGGTAATGACAAACTTGAGCAATCGTTAAATCATATAGAGATTAAAGGAATTTCAGCCAACTCATCTAAAATTGGTCAAAACGACTTGTTTATAGCTATTTCAGGATATCAGCAAGATGGTCATAATTATATAGATGATGCAATAGCAGCTGGTGCATGTGCTGTAGTAGGAGAGAAAGAAATTGAACAGTTAAATGTACCCTATGTCAGAGTTTCCAACAGTCGATTGGCTCTTGCTCAAATTGCCAGTGCATTTTATCAGACTTCTTCTAAAAAGCATATCACAATTGGAATTACAGGTACGAATGGAAAGACGACTACTTCCTTTATGCTAAAACATATCCTTGAAGATGCTGGTTTTTCTTGTTCTTTATTTGGATCGATTTATAACATCGTTAACGGGCAAATTTCAACTTCTCCTAATACAACAATAGATGCCCTTGAATTACATAGACTACTTTCAATAAGTAGAGATGATATCGTTATAATAGAGGTTTCCTCTCACGGTTTGCTGCAATTTCGAATAGAAGGAATAGAGTTCGATTATTGCTTATTTACAAATCTTGACCATGAACATCTTGATTATCATCAAAGTATGGACGACTACTTCTCTGTAAAAGCAAGTTTATTTAACCAACTGAAACCGGACGGAAAAGCTATTATCAATAGTTATAATAGTTGGGGAGAAAAGCTCTTTCATTCCCTTAAATGCAAAGTACAAAATGTTATTGCAATGGGAGAAGCAGGGAACAATCATTTGCAAATTACTCGCTGTAAAACAGGGGAACCTGCGAATGCTGTTTTAGCCGAAGGAGATGAGAAATATCAACTAAATTTGAAAATCTTCGGGAGACATAATTTATACAATGCCGCTATGGCATTTTTAACAATAAAAAACCTTAACATTCCTGGTGAAGAAATCATCCAATCGTTGCAAACGTTTCGGGGAGTTCCGGGTCGTTTTGAGATTATTGAGCATCCAAAAGAAGCGACAGTTGTTATTGATTATGCTCATACATCTGATGCTTTCTTTCACTGTCTAAGTACGGCACGAGAACATGGAGCGAGGCGTATTTTCCATGTTTTTGGATTTAGGGGAAACCGGGATGAAAGTAAGAGAATGGGCATGTTGAATATGTCTTACGAATTAAGTGATGAGATCATTTTAACTTTAGATGATTTGAACCATATTTCTTATGAAGAGATGGTTACAACACTTCATGGATTAAATAATCCCCAAAAAGCACTGATCATACCCGATCGGACTTTAGCCATTCAATATTCCGTTGACAATGCCGAAAAAGGGGATTGGATCATAATTACGGGGAAGGGTGGAGAGAAATATCATCAGCAATTTGTTTTACCCGCTACTTCTGACGAGGAAACGATTCGGTATTTATGCGGCAAAACTTAA
- a CDS encoding amidohydrolase, with product MKADKIFINGEVITVDPHNSVAEAVAIKGNRIIAVGSTEEVLTYQTEDTEIINLNGKSLIPGFNDAHLHLTIYGTNLLGVSCIAPHIKCLEDIFIDLRKKCQETPKGNWVRAWGFKESSLVENRFPTKEELDAISTEHPIVIIRTCNHFSIANSKALEIAGITEKTSDPDGGIIERDSYGQLTGKLIENAHMQLFEYAAYTEEEIRKGMKLASDEFIQAGITSVHDAGAYGDGADSLRIMQQAIHAGEVKVRVYALIGSLTNSHDFVERMVQAGPITGLGDDRFRIGPAKLFTDGSSVGPTIATRQPYSHKQDDYGIIYYSQAELNRILGTAHKKGFQITAHAQGDRAIEMILDCIETALNEHPREDHRHRIEHAGIASPDLQERMKKLGVVPIPNPAFMYVNGDRYLEYYGDRVQNMYPARDYIDKGIIAAFASDAPVTFVNPMLGIHAAVNRKSTDGQAVGENQCISVLEAIRAYTWNGAYASFEENIKGSIEVGKLADITILSESILHVDQEKLKDVKIELTMVNGEVLYDRNHICGKRIKQTN from the coding sequence ATGAAGGCAGATAAGATTTTTATTAATGGCGAGGTAATAACCGTCGATCCACATAACAGTGTTGCAGAAGCTGTAGCCATAAAGGGAAATCGAATTATAGCCGTTGGATCCACCGAAGAGGTTTTAACTTATCAAACAGAGGACACTGAGATTATAAATTTAAATGGAAAAAGCCTTATTCCGGGATTCAATGATGCCCATTTGCATTTAACGATTTATGGGACCAATTTATTAGGCGTAAGCTGTATTGCTCCACATATAAAGTGCCTTGAGGACATTTTTATTGATTTACGAAAAAAATGTCAAGAAACGCCTAAAGGAAATTGGGTTCGGGCTTGGGGCTTTAAAGAATCTTCATTAGTGGAAAACCGTTTCCCGACAAAAGAAGAACTAGATGCGATTTCAACCGAACATCCAATTGTCATTATCCGTACATGTAATCATTTCTCAATAGCCAACAGTAAAGCCCTTGAAATAGCAGGTATTACAGAAAAAACATCTGATCCAGATGGAGGGATTATTGAACGGGATTCATATGGCCAGCTCACAGGCAAGCTAATTGAAAATGCGCATATGCAGTTATTTGAATATGCTGCCTATACGGAGGAAGAAATTCGTAAAGGGATGAAACTTGCATCAGATGAATTTATTCAAGCGGGGATTACAAGTGTTCACGATGCTGGTGCATATGGGGATGGAGCAGATTCATTAAGAATTATGCAGCAGGCCATTCATGCTGGAGAAGTAAAGGTGCGCGTGTATGCACTAATCGGCTCTTTAACAAACTCACATGATTTTGTTGAAAGAATGGTACAAGCAGGCCCGATTACAGGTCTTGGAGATGATCGATTTAGAATTGGCCCAGCGAAGCTTTTCACGGATGGCAGCAGTGTCGGGCCAACCATCGCTACCCGTCAGCCATATTCTCATAAGCAAGATGATTATGGAATTATTTATTATAGCCAGGCCGAATTAAATCGGATTTTAGGCACAGCACATAAAAAGGGATTTCAAATTACGGCACATGCCCAAGGTGACCGTGCCATAGAAATGATTTTGGATTGCATTGAAACGGCTTTAAACGAACATCCAAGGGAAGACCACCGTCATCGCATCGAGCATGCTGGTATTGCTTCACCTGATTTACAAGAGCGGATGAAAAAGCTTGGCGTCGTACCGATTCCTAATCCGGCGTTTATGTATGTAAACGGTGACCGTTATCTTGAATATTACGGTGATCGCGTGCAAAATATGTACCCAGCCCGGGATTATATTGACAAAGGCATTATTGCCGCGTTTGCTTCAGATGCCCCTGTAACATTCGTAAATCCGATGCTAGGTATTCATGCAGCTGTAAACCGAAAATCAACGGACGGCCAAGCTGTCGGCGAAAACCAATGCATCTCCGTATTAGAAGCGATTCGTGCCTATACATGGAATGGTGCGTATGCAAGCTTCGAGGAAAATATAAAAGGAAGCATTGAAGTGGGGAAACTGGCAGATATAACAATTTTAAGTGAAAGCATTTTACATGTGGATCAAGAAAAATTGAAGGATGTCAAAATCGAACTCACGATGGTTAACGGCGAAGTGTTATATGACCGAAACCATATTTGTGGAAAAAGAATCAAGCAAACAAATTGA
- a CDS encoding sodium:solute symporter family protein has product MPGWQVALIMMIAYLVIALIVGIMAGRGRDSSSLDEFAVAGGKLGLFVMWFLMGGAVFSAFSFLGAPGWAYSKGAPALYIIAYTAFAILPWYIIGPKIGKIGKKYRFFTISAFLKGRYQSPLLAIIVGLIALFASVQYLATQMSGMAIIFDIMTEGRIPFWLGALISYGIVVVYVATGGLRAAAWSDVFQGLLMIIVSWAVGLAIVYQLHGGTTEMFAAIARETPEFLQIGKEGSNMGKVAYTTTILVSCIGFLMWPHLFSKSYASNPKTIKKTVLAYPVFALFLVPLLLVGFAAKGVIDSEQLTSVDQVLPFLITTVMNLPGWLYGLVGAGALAAAMSTADAITHSASLEVTDGVIKNIWKNLSDKTTLFIMRAGVFVIGALAYYITVFGGQGLVALLLGAYGSIVQFAPGVYSALYWRRATAPGVVTGLAVGTFVNYYYQLVAESTPFGIHAGIMGLMANIVIMVTISFITKPQAKQDVEKYVDAA; this is encoded by the coding sequence ATGCCCGGATGGCAAGTTGCTTTAATCATGATGATTGCCTACTTGGTGATCGCTCTTATCGTTGGAATTATGGCTGGAAGAGGAAGGGATAGCAGTTCCCTTGATGAATTCGCTGTTGCGGGTGGAAAGCTTGGCTTATTTGTTATGTGGTTTTTAATGGGAGGAGCTGTCTTTAGTGCTTTCTCTTTCCTAGGTGCGCCTGGCTGGGCTTATTCAAAAGGAGCGCCTGCACTTTATATTATAGCTTATACAGCGTTTGCAATTTTACCATGGTATATTATAGGTCCGAAAATCGGAAAAATCGGGAAAAAATATCGGTTTTTCACGATTTCAGCTTTTCTTAAAGGAAGATATCAAAGTCCTTTATTAGCTATTATTGTTGGGTTAATTGCCTTATTTGCATCTGTGCAATATTTAGCCACACAAATGTCTGGAATGGCAATCATTTTTGACATTATGACAGAAGGACGAATTCCCTTCTGGTTAGGCGCTCTTATTTCATATGGAATTGTTGTTGTCTATGTTGCAACAGGAGGGCTTCGTGCTGCTGCATGGTCAGACGTTTTTCAAGGCTTATTAATGATCATTGTGTCATGGGCTGTTGGGTTAGCCATTGTTTATCAGCTACATGGCGGCACAACTGAAATGTTTGCTGCTATCGCTCGTGAAACGCCGGAGTTTTTACAAATAGGCAAAGAAGGCTCTAATATGGGCAAAGTCGCTTACACAACAACCATTCTCGTTTCCTGTATCGGCTTCTTAATGTGGCCGCATCTGTTCTCAAAATCATACGCATCCAATCCAAAAACAATTAAAAAGACCGTTCTTGCTTACCCTGTGTTTGCTTTATTCCTTGTCCCGCTCCTATTAGTCGGGTTCGCTGCCAAAGGGGTTATTGATTCAGAGCAGCTCACAAGCGTTGACCAAGTCCTGCCGTTTTTGATTACAACAGTCATGAATCTCCCTGGGTGGCTGTATGGCCTTGTTGGGGCTGGCGCATTAGCAGCTGCCATGTCAACTGCAGATGCCATTACGCATAGTGCCTCCTTAGAAGTTACAGATGGTGTCATTAAGAATATCTGGAAGAACCTTTCTGACAAAACTACACTATTTATTATGCGTGCTGGTGTATTTGTCATTGGGGCATTAGCTTATTATATTACAGTTTTCGGCGGTCAAGGGTTAGTTGCCCTATTATTAGGTGCCTACGGTTCAATCGTCCAATTCGCTCCTGGTGTTTATAGTGCCCTATATTGGAGACGAGCCACAGCCCCGGGAGTAGTTACAGGTCTTGCAGTTGGGACATTTGTAAACTATTATTATCAGCTTGTAGCAGAATCCACGCCATTTGGAATCCATGCTGGAATTATGGGATTGATGGCAAATATCGTTATTATGGTTACGATTAGCTTCATCACAAAACCACAAGCGAAACAAGATGTTGAAAAATATGTTGATGCTGCTTAG